One Candidatus Polarisedimenticolia bacterium genomic region harbors:
- the nusG gene encoding transcription termination/antitermination protein NusG, with protein MSKQWYIVHTYSGYEGKVRESLKQRVDALGMNEVIGEILIPTEDVVEMRSGEKIISKKKFFPGYVLINMEMSDNAWHVVKNTPKVTGFVGMGTKPTPLTQEEVDRIINQVSVAAEKPKPKFQFQRGEQVRIIDGPFTNFQGVVDDVNNDRATLKVMVTIFGRATPVELDFLKVEKL; from the coding sequence ATGTCCAAGCAGTGGTACATCGTGCACACCTACTCGGGCTACGAAGGCAAGGTACGGGAGTCGTTGAAGCAGCGGGTGGATGCCCTGGGGATGAACGAGGTCATCGGAGAGATCCTGATCCCCACCGAGGACGTCGTGGAGATGCGCAGCGGGGAAAAGATCATCAGCAAGAAGAAGTTCTTTCCCGGCTACGTGCTGATCAACATGGAGATGTCTGACAACGCCTGGCACGTGGTGAAAAACACGCCCAAGGTGACCGGGTTCGTGGGGATGGGGACCAAGCCCACCCCGCTCACCCAGGAGGAAGTGGACCGGATCATCAACCAGGTCTCGGTCGCCGCGGAGAAGCCCAAGCCGAAATTCCAGTTCCAGCGGGGCGAGCAGGTCCGCATCATCGACGGTCCCTTCACCAACTTCCAGGGCGTGGTGGATGACGTCAACAACGACCGCGCCACCCTCAAGGTGATGGTCACGATTTTCGGCCGGGCCACGCCGGTGGAGCTCGACTTCCTCAAGGTGGAGAAGCTCTAG
- the rplK gene encoding 50S ribosomal protein L11, which produces MAKKIQGYIKLQSPAGKATPAPPVGPALGQQGVNIMDFCKNFNARTQKQEGLIIPVVITVYADRSYTFITKTPPAAVLLKKVAGLAKGSGAPNKDKVGKVTRAQVEEIARTKLPDLNCGSLEAAVKTVMGTARSMGIEIV; this is translated from the coding sequence ATGGCCAAGAAGATCCAGGGTTACATCAAGCTGCAGAGTCCCGCGGGCAAGGCCACGCCGGCCCCGCCGGTGGGCCCGGCCCTGGGGCAGCAGGGCGTGAACATCATGGATTTCTGCAAGAACTTCAACGCCAGGACCCAGAAGCAGGAGGGGCTGATCATTCCTGTGGTGATCACGGTCTACGCCGACCGGAGCTACACCTTCATCACCAAGACGCCCCCGGCGGCCGTGCTGCTGAAGAAGGTGGCGGGGCTGGCGAAGGGCTCCGGGGCGCCCAACAAGGATAAGGTGGGCAAGGTGACCCGGGCCCAGGTCGAGGAGATCGCCCGCACCAAGCTGCCCGACCTGAACTGCGGCTCGCTCGAAGCGGCGGTGAAGACGGTGATGGGGACAGCCCGCAGCATGGGCATCGAGATCGTCTAG